Below is a genomic region from Triticum dicoccoides isolate Atlit2015 ecotype Zavitan chromosome 5A, WEW_v2.0, whole genome shotgun sequence.
gcgaaagaaacaagattcgattactaatctggaccaaagtcaaattttatagtaccaaaatcttgttcaagttggttaaacagaaagagggcttcgagacgaagatacaggcgcttgaatctcctgatttcgactaacgagcgaaaagataaactaaaactaagatcagggcagaaatcgcggtaAAAAATAATCgcaaaaaaccctggaaaaaaaactgacgaacaggctaatgaacgaacgttcgctgtttgTGACTAACGGATGAacgacgttcgttaaaacgaacgtacggacggacgtccgcaaaataaataaaccaagAAAATTGGAAAAAACAATCTaataaaaaaactagatctaggtttacgaaaaaccaatcggttttTCTAAAAAACGACGGCTACCTCGTAGAacgggacggcgacggcggcgtactccggcggcggcggcgttcggcggTGGGGCGGCGGTGGCGTCCGACGACGACGGCACTGGCAGGTCTCGGCTAGGGTTCGGCGGATCTGGGCGGGGCTCGCGGCTCGGGCCTCGGCCTTTTAAGAGGCCGACCGGGTCGGTGTCCCAGGCGGACATGGCCCGGTAAGGCGGTTCATTAAAAAAAAACAAATATGACGCGCAGAAAaacgaagaaaagaaatactaaacggacttcaaaaatcctgaaataaattttccccgtcctctaaaaatatggcGGACAAGGTGAACGTTTATTTggtcctctaatgcaattttgaaaaacacatattttttccaattcaaataaaatagcgataaaaccccaaataaaaatacaaatatttttcctccaacatttcatttattttggagaagtcatattatctcctctcatataattttaatatgaaatatttttggggagaaaaaataattaaaaccaaagtgatccttgtttcaatatttgataaaactcaaatatgagaacGAGGGAAAATCCCCAACTATCTCCGaatgtccttgagttgcttaggatttcgaggatcacaaaacgaaatgcaataaaatatgatatgcatgaatgacctatgtataacattccaaattgaaaatttgggatgttacagaatgtCATCTCGGTGGAACCTAGTTTCTACGGTTTGGCTGTGGCTCTGTCTAGGTTCAACTCGATGGGCCCAGATGTGTATGAACGAGTTTGATAATTAGGGTTTGGACGGATTTGAttgtgggaaagtggttgagggttttggagcaatatcttcaagcacttgagcaactaagtcatgatcaaaacctcatccccacttaatagtattggctttcctatggactcaatgtaatcttggatcacttaaccaaaaatgaagagtcttggagCTTTATGTCAATATGTTTCcatagcattttgaagggtccacatcCACAAATCCTTGTCGTGCCAACATTGAACTTCTCCTGAGATATACTAGatgaaaatgttagtccaacaacatgtatgttgtcatgaattaccaaaatcccTGAGGGAGCAAATTCAACTTATCATTCTGTGGTGGAGGCATCAAGTCATCGTCTTCAGCTTCCTGGTGGTTGCGAACCATGTTGCTGTAAAAGAATAGTGACAATACTGTCAAACATGGACAACAATGGCAATTGCGTTGAAAAACTATCGAAGATGAGAATGCTGAAAATAAAATAATTGTGGTGTCAATTATTATGATCTTCATCCTCTGTGTTTCTATGTAGTAGCATGgcaagtgatgtgatatggtttAGAGAAAGTTGCCATGATTTTGTGCAGTAGAATGGCTAATTTGGTTTAGGTTATGGTACATAGAGAGTTGGCATTTGTTTTATCCAGTAACATGGCAAGTAAAAAATTCAAAAAGTGAGTGGACATGCCACAAAAAATGGCAGTGATATGCCCAAGAAATGAGCTACTGAATGAAATGAACACTAAATGAAAATGCGGGTAATATGGCATGCCCAAGATAAGTAAATAGTAGgggtttatttattttatttttatttttatttgaaagCAACATGGCAATTTTTTGAAAGTCATAGAAAAGTTGTCGTGTGTTTATGAAGTAGCATGGAAAAAATTGGGTGTGTCGTTAAGACAAAAGTTGCCATGATTTCCTTGAGTGCTGTGGCAAGAAGTGTTTGTTTCAGGTTGTGATACAGAGAGAGTTGCCATATTTTTATTAAGTGACATGGCAACTGATGGGTTGCAGGTTAGAGGAACTTGTCATGTTCATACTAAGCAATATGGCAAATTGTATGATCCAGAGAGAGTTGCCACATTTTTATTAAGTGACATGGCAACTAATGGGTTGCAGGTTAGAGGAACTTGCCATGTTAATACTAAGCAATATGGCAAACTGTATGATCTAGAGAGAGTTGCCACATTTTTATTAAGTGACATGGCAACTGATGGGTTGCAGGTTAGAGGAACTTGCCATGTTCATACTAAGCAATATGGCAAACTGTATGATCCAGAGAGAGTTGCCACATTTTTATTAAGTGACATGGGAACTGATGGGTTGCACGTTAGAGGAACTTGCCATGTTCATACTAAGCAATATGGCAAACTGTATGATCCAGAGAGAGTTGCCACGTTTTTATTAAGTGACATGGCAACTGACGGATTGCAGGTTAGAGGAACTTGCCATGTTCGTACTAAGCAATATGACAAGCTGTTCATATACAGCTCCAGAGAGCGGTTACCATGTCTGTATTCAGTAATATGGTAAGTCCATAAGAGGGAGTTGCCATGTTCTTATTCAAAAGTTGAGGATCAAGAACAAATTGCTATGATTGCGTACATTGACATAGCAAAACCGCCATAAGCCTAACATTCCAGAGACACGCTACATAACAATTTCTGCAAGATCTCGAACAAATGTTTGCACTAAAACATTCTAAATCAAGGGTTCATACATAacgaacaaatcaaccaaaatcaaaGCACTACGAATGAACATGTACACTGTCAAAACTCTGAACTCAAGCCAACTAATGGCTACACCGCGGGGAGCACCCCCAGCAACAAGAACCGACATCTCGTACCATTCCACCGCGGATTCACCCAAAAATGGCCACGGAATCACAGAGGTGCATCGGGGGAGCAAAAAATTGCGCGGCGTTGTGGTGTAGATTGCCACGGGTGGAATGCAACTGCGGCTATCCTATCTACACGGCGGGACTCCCCGGCGATGGGGAACAACATCCTGCACCCTTCCGTCGCGGATTCACCATGGAACCGCAGCGGGGTCGAAAGAGAAGCGCCAACAAGATGAAACGCGAGCAGCGAGGGGTTAACTGAGCGAAAATGAAAGCAATGAGGGATTCGCGCGGTTACCTCAACGCGGCTTCGGAGTCGACAAGGTGGATCGGTTGAGTGGGGACTCCCGACGATGGGGACCGACCTCCATGACACTTCCGCCGCGGTTTCGCCGAGAAGTTGCCGCTGAATAGCCTCCCAACGACCCAACTGCCGCCACGAGAGAGGCAGCGCGCAGTCGAATGCGGTGGGGATAAATGAGTAACCGGCGAGGGTGACAATAGTGGGTGAGTGGGCGTTCGGGCAAGCAGCGGTTCCACCGCACGACCCTGTGTGCTGACGTCGCTGACGTGGCATTAGAGCCAGGTGAGTTGCTATAAGATTCGCACAACCAGAATGTACAAAGATCAACATGTTTGGACCAAGTTGCTTCGTGTCACATGTATGACACTTAGTGGGTGAACTTTTTGTAAAAAGTTATATTTTCGCTACTTTCTAACAAAGGTCATATTTTACCCTAAAAAGAAGGTCAGATTTATCTTCTTTTTTACTACGAAAATGCTAAACCTACGAAGGGCCTGTAAGTCTACGAAACATGCGAAACTaatctaccccccccccctccggattttcagggggtgggcccCAGCCTCTTCTAACAACCAATCCTAATCTTCCACAATGGTTATTACGTAAACGTGCGTAGCTTTCTTACGTAAGTCTAGCATTACTCTTTTAACTATTGCAATCAGACATTTTTGGTTTCTCTCGAAACTCTAGCTTTTTTGTCGAGCCGGATAGCTTCTCGTTTGCTATGGCTTGGACCTTTTATGACGGATCTCGGCGCACAGACTCCTTTTTCTATATTTTTAGAGAGAGACAATTAATATATGATCTATGTGAAGCTGCTACAGGTATGCGAATGATGCATAATTACTTTTGCATTAGAGGAGTAGCCGCCGATCTACCTTATGGATGGATCGATAAATGTCTAGATTTCTGTGATTATTTTTTATGCGGAGTTGTTAGAATATCAACAACTTATTACACAGAATCGACACATGTCATTCTGAAATGGCATCCAATTTTGCAtcttgccttcttcctcctttttctGTGTTGGCATTTCGCCGAGCAGTTGTCGTCCAACCGCCCATTCGAGGAGAGCACGTCCATGGACGACGAGAGCACAGGGGCTCGAGGCGACGCCGTTGGACAGGTGCACGCAACTAAAAGCTGGAAGGCGCCAACGGCAATTCCCCTCGTCTTCCTCTTCAATTTCTCGAACTCGCGTCCCTCCTTCCTGCCGGAGGCACTGAACAGAAGCGAGAGTGCCACTGCGATTCGGTAAAGCATGTACACTTCGTGTGACTCGTGAATCCAAGCCACCAAACCCGAGCCTCGCAATGGTGCACATCCAGCCGCTCGAGGTGTCTCTCGAGGCCGGCAACCTCGCCGACCCCGCCGCGGCCGCGCTCGATGACGACGGCCGCCCGCGCCGCACCGGCACCGTCCTCACCGCAAGCGCGCACATCGTCaccgccgtcgtcggctccggcgtCCTCTCGCTCGCCTGGGCCACCGCGCAGCTCGGCTGGGTCGCGGGTCCCACCACCACGGCGCTCTTCGGCGGCGTCATCTACTACAGCTCCACGCTTCTCGCCGACTGCTACCGCACCTGcgaccctgccgccggcacccggaACCACTCCTACATGGAGGCCGTCCGAGCCATCCTCGGCGGCGCCAAGGTGAAGTTCTGCGGCGTCATACAGTACACCAACCTCGTCGGCATCACCATTGGCTACACCATCGCCGCCTCCATCAGCTTCCATGCCATCACGAGGGCCAACTGCTTCCACGACAAGGGGCACGACAACGCGTGCCACAGCTCCAGCACGCCCTACATGATCGGCTTCGGCGCCGCGCAGATGGTCTTCTCTCAGATACCCAACTTCGATCAGATACGGTGGCTCTCCGTCGTCGCCTCCGCCATGTCCTTCACCTACTCCGGCATCGGGCTCGGGCTCGGGATCGCCCAGACCGTGGCCAACGGCGGGTTCCGAGGCACCCTCACCGGCGTCGCCATCGGCACGGCGGGCGTCACCGTGATGCAGAAGCTGTGGCGCGTCCTGCAGGCGCTGGGCAACATCGCCTTCGCCTACTCCTTCTCCAACGTGCTCATCGAGATCCAGGACACCATCAAGGCGCCACCGCCGTCGGAGGCAGCCGTGATGAAGAAGGCCACGGCGCTGAGCGTGGCCACCACCACGGCGTTCTACGTCATGTGCGGGTACATGGGCTACGCGTCCTTCGGCAACGGCGCGCCGGACAACCTCCTCACCGGGTTCGGCTTCTACGAGCCCTTCTGGCTGGTGGACGTCGCCAACGCCGCCATCGTCGTGCACCTCGTCGGCGCCTACCAGGTCTTCTGCCAGCCCATCTTCGCCTTCGTCGAGCGCTGGGCCGCCGCCAGATGGCCAGAGAGCGGCTTCGTCACGCGGGAACTTGGGGTGGGGCCGTTCGCGGTGAGCGCGCTCCGGCTTGTCTGGCGCTCGGCGTTCGTGTGCCTGACCACCCTGGTCGCCATGGCGATGCCATCCTTCGGCGCCATCGTGGGGCTCATGGGCGCGCTCTCCTTCTGGCCGCTCACCGTCTACTTCCCCGTGGAGATGTACATGAAGCAGCGCGCCGTGGCGCGCGGGAGCGCGAGGTGGCTCTGCCTCAAGGCGCTCACCGTCGCCTGCCTCGTCGTGTCGGTGGCCGCCACCGTGGGATCAATCGCCGGCATGGTCGGCGCGTTCAAGGTGTTCCGCCCTTTCAGTGGCTAGTAGGAGTAGTATGGTGTCATCAAGTACGTATGCTTCAGTATAGGGAATTCCTCATTACGTATGCATTGATGGTGCAGACTAATGCATTGACGCTTGTCAGTTGTCATGGCGCGTTTGTAATTGTTTTTTCTTTTTAAAAAGGAGACTtctcggcctctgcatcagaacgatgcatacggctacTTCAATAAATAAAATATGTTCAACAAAGTCATAGAGTCTTCAACAAAATAAAGGCGAGATCACAAAGAACCTCGAAGCTAGACCAAGGAAAGGCCAAAGAGCCACAACCAGCTGGTAaaataaagataggaaaactaattgcctatcctattacatgaccgccaaccAAACCGATtaaagatatcccgcgctaccatctcacaccggacagatccagtaaccaaacgctcgctggcctccgtcggagtgagtaaggaccacatacggatcagcgccgtagcacggaatataacctgcaaaaaTTGAATAGTAGTTAttttgttaaaaaccaaatcatttctgcagttccaaattgcccgtAACAACGCATACACTCCTACATGAATATATCTAGCTGTATCGGACTCTATCCCATCCAGCCATGTTCCAAATAACGACCCGATCGTACTCGGAGAAGTAATGTTAAAGGCGATTTGCACGGTGCGCCACAGAATTCTCGCCAAAGGACAGTCAAGGAAGAGATTTGTAATTGTACTGGAGACGAAAGTTTGGTGGTTTCATTCTTTGACCATGGAAAATAACCACATGAATTTTGAAGAGAAACATCAGAAGATGAACCGTTATACAAATTCTATCAACGAATAACTTTAGATGTGAAAAATGTCAGTTCCGAAACATGGTGATTTAACTGGAAGCATCACAAACTTCGCCAAAGACTAACACACAAAGAACAATTCTACAGATTATACTGAAATAAACTGACTGGCATTCAAGGGCAGGTTCAGTTGCTCAAGTTTCAGTTCTTGAAGTTCCGAAAGCCAACTCCAGAAATACCTGCAACGCAGTCCAGGTTAATTTGCAAGAGAGCCATTCCTCATCCGCCATATGCTCCATATAAAACATCTCAAGTAATCACAAGAAGTAGTAACATCTGTGCTTCATAAGAACGGAATAATTATATATTTCATATGCACATGGCGATGATTACAGGCTACCAgattttttttcctctcttttctaAAGAATACACGTTCCTAACTTCGTGTATAGAGCCTCCCTGGATGATTATTTTTGTCCATCCATCAACCCAATGGCCTCCCCTTGTTATTCACTCTTTGTACGAACGGTAGTAAGCTGCACATTCTTCATTCTGAATACCAAAGATGCTGGGGAACTGGGGCCAACAATAACCTTCCTCAAATCCATGAATGGTATTTTCACTGTTTGAATAAACAGAAGAGAATTAAGGGTATATATGTTCAGGTGTGTGAAATGATCACAGAAGGGAAGATCCGAACTTGGGGATTCTATCACAGGGTGCTCGGATCCATCCAATCTGCCCTCTCTCATTGTCATATATCACCATCTGATCCTGCATTGTAATATCTGCAACAAGAGAGAAGTAGCATCATTTTGCTGTACATGATTTGAAAGAGATCATGGACTTTCAAGCTATGTTGCTTGGTTGTTATGCCTGAACTTCCTACCTCCAACAATGTTCAGATCCTTGAGTCCAATCTCTGATCCGTTAAGGATGCCCAAACATGCATTCCCGTATTTCTGGCACCAACATAGCAACAACTATTTAGTAACCAAGAACTTGGGAGTTATTTACAGAATAATCTATCGGGTTGCAGGAAGCTTACAGTGACGATGAGGTAGTTCTCAGGAGGGATCTCCATGAGTGCCTTCTTGCCATTGGCAAAGTTCAGAACCAATGATTTGAACTCCTTCTTGACATCAAGCACGGATTTGAATGGTTTCTTTCCTTTCCAGCATAGAGGCAGAGAGGGGTCAGACACCTCTTTCAGCGCCTTGCTTAGATCACCCTTAAGCTGGAATAAACAAAACCTCATGAGCTTGATACATCTGTGTGATAATCCTAATTCCATATTAGAATATGAAAAAAGTTGTGAAACTTACTGCAGTGACAAGCGATTGATATGGCTGTGAAGAAAAGTAGGTGAACGAGCTTCCGCTGTCCAATACTACTTCCATTGGTCTCACGCCAAGTGACCGGCCACCAAAATACAGGCTTGCTGAGCCAGGTGAGTAATAATTCCTGGAAATGCGATTCAGAAAAATAAATGGGAGAATGTGCTCACAACTAGTATATGAGAACAAATCAAATTAAAATAGGAAATGAAGAAAGTAAGTCAAATAAAATTAAAACCACGGCaaatacttgtcgtggttttagttcaaatttgacctaaaACCACaacaagtattttggaatggagggagtataattttttcGAAAAGGAACTATGAAGTATATAACTGCTAGTGATTTCCAAGGAAAATATAGCATGTTAATGTCGTTAGTCTACAGTTTTGCAATTCATTAGATCCTTTCCATAATAGTTGTGAGCGACTAGTCAACTACACATTAGTGGTTAAGAAAGTGAAATACACACCTATTTCTGAACATCATTACAAGCAGGCAATGAGCACttgttctttctacaaaatattgtgtggcaaaaaaatcatcaaaaataggGCTCACCTGAATGCACTCCTAGCCATTGGTACCCATGTTGCACGTGAATAAGGCACGAGATTATCCCCAAAGAAGAGGAATCCCCCTCCTCTCATGCTGAGGCAGTGGCCAACCACGTTCTTGGTGATACCATGCTGCTTGAGCTGTGAAAGCAGGCTGATCGATCCACTCCCAAGCCCAAGCACACCATCAGTGGGCGCAACCTCAGTGCTGCTCCCGACCTCCTGGTCATACCCACACCTGAAGGCAAGAAAATAACCAGTTCAAGTGACTCACCATGCAATGTTAGTTTTATTTTACAAGTTCCAAGTAAGCATACCCGAATGCAAGACTGGGGCGGACAACGGAGGCATTCGCAAGGTGGACTGCAAAACTGTCGTTGACGAGCACGCCAAGGGATGAACCCTGGTCGGCATACTTAACTTCATAGTCACACTGCTGCTTCGGTGAGTCGCACTTGTGGTTTTTACTGAGGCCGCCATGCAGAGAGGCGCACAGCTGATCAACACACGGTACCAGCTTGTTCTTTGTTGGTCTGTAGAGCGGGTGTGGCACCTACACCCACAATTAACATGCAGAACATCATAAGAATCCTTGATGAGAAAGGCGATACCAAATTTGGCTTTCACATATGAAATTCCCAACAATGTAATACGAAACGCGTAAATGGGGCAATTACACATATGCATGAAATCCATAGATAGTATTTTCATTGAATTCATTATATCCATCGATATGTATGTGTATAAAGAGTGAATCAAGCTCCAACTTTCTGTACCAAAATAATATGATGGGCCCCTGATGCCTTGAACACCAACCCTTGGACCAGGAACAGCCAACAGTGACAACGACTCAAACTCAGTGCCTTGCCTCAAGTCAAGGGTCCAATGGCAGCAAACGTAAACAGGATTGGATAAATAAGGAAGGAAAGGGAATGGTAGCCCCACCTTGGAGCAGCTGACGCAGGGGGCGTCGCACTGCAGCCAGGTGAGGTCGCTGCCGGTGTCGACGTCAAGGAAGTATGGTTTCGCCGGGTTGCCAATGTTCATGGCCACGTAGTACAACCTGCACAAGGAATCGCCATCCAGGAAAATCAGGATCAGAATGTCTCACCACAGCAACTTGTGTCGACTCGTCAAGGCTGATCGATGTTTctccaaaacaaaacagaaaacaagGCCAATCGATAATGGTAAAACTCAGTTCACCAACAAGGCTAAAAATGCTCCtccgcaaaacaaaacaaaaaaggctAAAAATGCTGGAATTGGCATACAAAAATAGGCACAGAGATGTATGGACGGCACTGGCGAGTAGGGCCAAAATCCACAATCAGTTGATTGATGGGTTGGGTTGGGTTGGTCCGGGAGGGAGGAGGCATACCCGTGGGGGTAGACGTTGCCGTAGAGCTGGAACACGGCGGAGGAGGCCTCCGGGTCGTCGTCTGCGTGGGCGGTCCTCGCCGGCCTGTCCGCGCGCGCCGGCAGCAGGACCGccagcagcaggagcagcaggaGGCCGGCCGGCGGGGCCCACCTGGCAGCCATGGTAGGAGGCGAGGCAGGGGAGACGGAGACCTCGGCCTGAGCAGAAGGATGGAAGGAAAGGAGACTGGGACGGATTGACTAGTTTGCCTTGCCCCCCACCCTCACAGCACGGCTCGGCTCAGGGGAGGGAGGGAAGGATGGGGATGGATGGCAAGAGCGAATGGGAGGGACGGCGGTTTTTATAAGGAGAGAAGAAGAAGCAGTGTGTGCGTGCCTTGTATTGCGATGAAAGCTTCGTTTCGTTTCCTTTGGCTGCGGCAAGGAACAGAAAAGGCTTGCGCTCCAGTTTGTTGTTGCCTTCCTCCCTTTCCGGTGACCTTTTCACCCCGAGTCAAGTCAAGTAGTTCTATGTTGCCGGGCCTTCTTTTCTTTTGGTTGATTCGCTGGAGAAAGGTATTGCCTGGTTTATCAGCTTTGCATCATTTTTCTACTACCTACTATGTGGCAATGATGGGTTGAGGAGATGCTACTACTTCGCTTGTTCCAAATTACTACTGGCCGGAATCATAAGGAAAGAGGTGAACTTCCGGAGAAACAAAGAGAGGGTTTAGGGAAAGGTATCTTTGGTCTTCCAACATCCTGCAAGTCTTACATTTTCCTTTAACTATCTTAATTGCTCTTTCAACACGAAGCTTGACTTGGGGTGGTCGGAGAAGGAGTTAAAGCGGCATGGATGCATACTCCTTCCGCCCACGAATAAATGTACATTTGGTTTTAAAATTTATCCATAAAAAAATATAAATCTATATTCCCAATACATTTTAGAATAGAAAAAATGTATCCTCATCATACAGTAATCAGGACCAATAACATTCAACACATGGTTTCCTAActttctacatgcacttagctcattaGAGGTCGAGTAATTAAAGAGTAGGGAGATGGTGGCTTACACCTTTTCAATgcattttttacttttttttataATCTGTCCTAAAATTTATATATGTACACTTATTCGTGGATAGAGGGAGAGGGAGTACCTCTTTGCCGTTCATTGTACAGACTGATTGCGCTGCAGTTGTGAATGTGCTGAATGAAGCGGGATGTACTGTAAAGTTTATGATTGTGGGAAACTGCATAGCACTTCAGCACCCTAATACGGGTGTGGCTCTTTATATATACTAGATGAATCCCCGCGCGTTGCAGCGGAAAAATAGGCTATTGAAAAAGTTAGATGTAGACAATTAACAAATCTTGAGAATATTATAAGTACAAATGTTATGCCAGCACGATAAAAAAATACAAACTATTGATCACCTGTTTGGTGTTAAACCCTTAATGGTTATAATATCATATAATGCATGAAAAAAAAGCGGACAATTGGTAGAGGCAATTGTATAAAGAAGTCAAAGGTGCCAACTTCCTTATGATCAGTTGTGCTACACATTAAAACAAACGACAATTACTTGTGTGTGTTTTTGCTGAACGCTGCAATTGCTAAAATCTATGTAACATCTCAAAAGATTTATCTAACTAGAAAAAGTCATATAAAAATATACTGAATGGACCTCTATTGAAGCACATAGTGCTAAATACTAACATGTTAGCGTTACAGTATTTTTGTTTGTTATCCCTATTTCCGTTGTGCGGTCAGGCAAAATGAATAAAAAAATTACTAATTGAGAATCCTAGTTAATAAAGTAACTAAACTTTATTTGCAGGTAAATGAAGTATCTAAACTTGCCGTTGGTAGAAAAAAATGCAACGGTACCAAGATATCTCTAGAAACATATTATTCTTGGTCTTTCATGTAGAAGTCAGTCTTTATCTGCAGAAGACCCAAGCGACTCCGGCGATGAAACATATCTTGTAGTTGTAAATTGAAGTTGACGGTTAAATAATGAGAAAAACCATGCATCCATTTATATGACATCAATGTATTACTTGAGGTATTGTGCTAGTGTAGATATGGAAAATCATTAAGTAGAAGGCAAAATATATACCATAGGCATGGAAAAACCTTAAGCAAAACCATCACAATCTTATGTCAATTCTATAATTATCTGCTATGTTAGGAGAGAATTCATTTGCTATAATAAATGGATATTTGATATTTCTCATACAAAACTCTGCTAGTGCCTGAAATGCCATGTATATGATTAACCATGTGGACACTTTATTATCTTCTAGGGGCAATAAAATGTCAGTTCAGAATGGTACAGAATGACATGAATAGAACGGTAGAAATACTATGGTGAATTGCTGTTCAGAATCTAGGGGCATTCTACAGTACGATGGATGGAAAGCGCCACGATGAAGAAAAAAAAGTATTGCCTCTAGGCATGCAAATATAATGGAACGGGTAGAACTATGTTTCTTCAAATAGATAAAAAGTTATTTACCTGGCTCACTCCTCGCGATGTACATGATCGTCCGCAGTTCACAGCTCTCATATGTTTGATCAATAATCCAGTACCAAAATCTGAATATGTTGCCTCGTTCTTAGTTACAGTATGCAATTGAACAAAGCAAACTGGGCAAAAAAAACCTACCATAAAAAGTCAAGAATACTTCCATATCCCAATATTCTACGCAAGCATAGAAACTTGAGCTCTATAGGAGGACATGTACTGATAAACAACGAAACAGAACAACTAACGCAACAGGACGAATTACTGCAAATCATCGATCTTCAGAAATGGAAATATAGAAATATAGATAAATATATCATTGGgggcggggtggggtggggggcATGCTTTGGTGGAGCCATGGTGAGGCGATGACCGTTGTATGTTTCGCACAAGGAGAAGCAGTATTCCATTTGTGAAGAATATATCATGTGGAGATCAAGCTGTTTTATAGGGAGGGCACACAAATATGCAGGGAAGGGGAGAAGACGGCACACTTTTTGTTGATCGCCTAGCTCAGTTTATGTCCAACCGTTTCTAGTGGATTTGATGAGTATCTGTGATGGGCTGCTTTAATTAATCGCCAGTTCGGTAGGTGGCGGAAAACAAAACGTTTGGAAACGAATGGGCTGCCATGCACACGCTAGAGTAATGGGCTGCTAG
It encodes:
- the LOC119299369 gene encoding amino acid permease 4-like, whose product is MVHIQPLEVSLEAGNLADPAAAALDDDGRPRRTGTVLTASAHIVTAVVGSGVLSLAWATAQLGWVAGPTTTALFGGVIYYSSTLLADCYRTCDPAAGTRNHSYMEAVRAILGGAKVKFCGVIQYTNLVGITIGYTIAASISFHAITRANCFHDKGHDNACHSSSTPYMIGFGAAQMVFSQIPNFDQIRWLSVVASAMSFTYSGIGLGLGIAQTVANGGFRGTLTGVAIGTAGVTVMQKLWRVLQALGNIAFAYSFSNVLIEIQDTIKAPPPSEAAVMKKATALSVATTTAFYVMCGYMGYASFGNGAPDNLLTGFGFYEPFWLVDVANAAIVVHLVGAYQVFCQPIFAFVERWAAARWPESGFVTRELGVGPFAVSALRLVWRSAFVCLTTLVAMAMPSFGAIVGLMGALSFWPLTVYFPVEMYMKQRAVARGSARWLCLKALTVACLVVSVAATVGSIAGMVGAFKVFRPFSG
- the LOC119300765 gene encoding aspartic proteinase Asp1-like translates to MAARWAPPAGLLLLLLLAVLLPARADRPARTAHADDDPEASSAVFQLYGNVYPHGLYYVAMNIGNPAKPYFLDVDTGSDLTWLQCDAPCVSCSKVPHPLYRPTKNKLVPCVDQLCASLHGGLSKNHKCDSPKQQCDYEVKYADQGSSLGVLVNDSFAVHLANASVVRPSLAFGCGYDQEVGSSTEVAPTDGVLGLGSGSISLLSQLKQHGITKNVVGHCLSMRGGGFLFFGDNLVPYSRATWVPMARSAFRNYYSPGSASLYFGGRSLGVRPMEVVLDSGSSFTYFSSQPYQSLVTALKGDLSKALKEVSDPSLPLCWKGKKPFKSVLDVKKEFKSLVLNFANGKKALMEIPPENYLIVTKYGNACLGILNGSEIGLKDLNIVGDITMQDQMVIYDNERGQIGWIRAPCDRIPNENTIHGFEEGYCWPQFPSIFGIQNEECAAYYRSYKE